A stretch of the Rosa rugosa chromosome 5, drRosRugo1.1, whole genome shotgun sequence genome encodes the following:
- the LOC133710893 gene encoding cytochrome P450 CYP749A22-like yields the protein MMSWLGEPLTNFLSFLSVLLLLALIKAFHKLWWTPIRIQNLMALQGIQGPSYRLIYGNTKEISNMKKEAMSRSTNLSHDIFPRVQPHIYTWTKSYGKTFLQWYGLRPILVVTEPELCKEILNNKDGVYPKQKAGDFMKKLVGDSIVITEGEKWAKLRKVSNHAFHGESLTNMFPDMITSAIAMVERWKNHEGKEIDVYKEFRLFTSEVISKTAFGSNYLEGQNIFEMMMKFYPLLSKSFLKVRFPGMSKVFRTSDEIESDKLEKGIRDSIMEMVKKREQKAVNMSGEEESLGSDFLGLLLKAHHGADKKNRISMNELVEECRTFYFAGQETTNTLLAWTVVLLGQHQDWQEEARKEVLQLFGKQNPNPDDISKLKTMSMIINETLRLYPPANPLTRRVAREVRLGKLLLPANVELLVPPLALHHDPQLWGQDAALFKPERFSEGVAKATKDNMASFMPFGLGPRMCVGINFAAIEAKIALSMILQRYSFTLSPGYIHSPSQLLAVRPQHGVRVILQSL from the exons ATGATGAGTTGGTTGGGAGAGCCATTAACCAACTTCTTAAGCTTCTTGAGTGTGTTGCTTCTCTTAGCTCTGATCAAGGCCTTTCACAAACTATGGTGGACTCCGATTCGAATTCAGAACCTGATGGCTCTGCAGGGAATTCAAGGTCCTTCTTACAGACTTATCTATGGGAACACCAAGGAAATCTCCAACATGAAAAAGGAAGCGATGAGCAGGTCCACAAATCTATCACATGATATATTTCCTCGAGTTCAACCTCATATTTACACATGGACCAAGAGCTATG GGAAGACTTTTCTTCAATGGTATGGTCTTCGACCTATTTTGGTGGTTACAGAACCTGAATTGTGCAAAGAGATCCTCAATAACAAAGATGGAGTTTATCCAAAACAGAAGGCTGGTGACTTTATGAAGAAGCTAGTAGGAGATAGCATTGTCATCACAGAAGGTGAAAAGTGGGCAAAGTTGAGAAAGGTGTCCAACCATGCCTTTCATGGAGAGAGCTTAACA AATATGTTCCCAGACATGATAACTAGTGCCATCGCGATGGTAGAAAGGTGGAAAAATCATGAAGGGAAAGAGATTGATGTGTATAAAGAATTTAGATTGTTCACTTCGGAAGTGATATCCAAGACAGCATTTGGCAGCAACTACTTAGAAGGACAGAACATTTTTGAAATGATGATGAAGTTTTACCCTTTATTGTCCAAAAGCTTTCTTAAAGTCAGGTTTCCTGGCATGAG CAAGGTTTTTAGAACCAGTGATGAGATTGAATCAGACAAGCTTGAGAAAGGAATACGGGACTCCATAATGGAGATGGTTAAGAAAAGAGAACAAAAGGCAGTGAATATGAGTGGGGAGGAAGAAAGCTTGGGGAGTGATTTTCTAGGATTGCTTTTGAAGGCTCATCATGGTGCCGATAAGAAGAACCGGATTTCGATGAACGAATTAGTTGAAGAGTGCAGGACATTTTACTTTGCAGGGCAAGAGACCACTAATACTCTACTTGCCTGGACTGTTGTGCTTCTAGGACAACATCAAGATTGGCAAGAGGAAGCGAGAAAAGAAGTCCTACAATTATTTGggaaacaaaatccaaatcctGATGAcatttcaaaactcaaaaca ATGAGCATGATCATCAATGAGACTCTAAGGCTATATCCTCCTGCTAATCCGCTGACAAGGAGAGTTGCAAGGGAAGTTAGACTGGGAAAACTCCTACTTCCTGCAAATGTTGAATTGCTTGTCCCACCTTTAGCACTTCATCATGATCCTCAATTATGGGGACAGGATGCTGCACTTTTTAAACCAGAGCGATTCTCTGAAGGGGTTGCTAAAGCTACCAAGGATAATATGGCCTCATTCATGCCGTTTGGATTGGGACCTAGAATGTGTGTGGGTATCAACTTTGCTGCCATTGAAGCAAAGATTGCTCTGTCAATGATTCTACAACGTTACTCATTTACCCTTTCCCCAGGTTATATCCACTCGCCTTCTCAACTTCTTGCTGTTCGTCCACAACATGGAGTTCGAGTAATTCTTCAGTCACTTTGA